A window from Nocardioides mesophilus encodes these proteins:
- a CDS encoding SDR family NAD(P)-dependent oxidoreductase — protein sequence MTTRTAVVTGASSGIGAATARRLAAEGFHVFCAARRAERVAALAEEIGGTAVRCDVTSAEEVAALADAVGPTLDVLVNNAGGAFGADPVATASLDDWRKMFEVNVLGLVQVTQALLPALVASGAGVIVNVGSTAGRIAYEGGGGYTAAKHGTQVVSETLRLELFDQPVRICEIAPGMVRTDEFSTIRFGGDQEKAEAVYAGVAEPLVAEDIADAITWVATRPAHVNIDELVIRPRAQAAQHKVHRVL from the coding sequence ATGACGACGAGGACTGCAGTGGTGACCGGGGCGAGCAGCGGGATCGGGGCGGCGACTGCCCGCCGACTGGCGGCCGAGGGCTTCCACGTCTTCTGCGCCGCCCGCCGCGCGGAGCGGGTGGCGGCGCTGGCCGAGGAGATCGGGGGTACGGCGGTGCGCTGCGACGTGACCTCCGCCGAGGAGGTGGCGGCGCTTGCCGACGCGGTCGGGCCGACCCTCGACGTGCTGGTCAACAACGCCGGCGGCGCCTTCGGGGCGGACCCGGTGGCCACCGCCAGCCTCGACGACTGGCGCAAGATGTTCGAGGTGAACGTGCTCGGCCTCGTCCAGGTCACCCAGGCCCTGCTGCCGGCCCTGGTGGCCAGCGGCGCCGGCGTGATCGTCAACGTCGGCTCGACGGCCGGCCGGATCGCCTACGAGGGCGGGGGCGGCTACACCGCTGCCAAGCACGGCACCCAGGTGGTCAGCGAGACGCTGCGGCTGGAGCTGTTCGACCAGCCGGTCCGGATCTGCGAGATCGCCCCCGGCATGGTCCGGACCGACGAGTTCTCCACCATCCGGTTCGGCGGCGACCAGGAGAAGGCGGAGGCGGTGTACGCCGGCGTGGCCGAGCCGCTCGTCGCCGAGGACATCGCGGACGCGATCACCTGGGTCGCCACCCGGCCCGCCCACGTGAACATCGACGAGCTGGTGATCCGGCCGCGGGCGCAGGCCGCCCAGCACAAGGTGCACCGGGTCTTGTAG